A window of the Yersinia rochesterensis genome harbors these coding sequences:
- the acpS gene encoding holo-ACP synthase, translated as MAIIGLGTDIVEISRIEAVVERSGDKLARRILSPSEWQHYQQHQQPIRFLAKRFAVKEAAAKAFGTGIRNGLAFNQFEVVNDALGKPTLRLHQRAAELAAELGVKSLHVTLADERRYACATVIIES; from the coding sequence ATGGCTATTATTGGGTTAGGTACTGATATTGTTGAGATTTCTAGGATAGAAGCCGTGGTTGAACGCAGTGGTGATAAGCTGGCACGGCGTATTCTCAGCCCATCGGAATGGCAACATTATCAGCAGCACCAACAGCCAATCCGTTTTTTGGCCAAACGTTTTGCCGTTAAAGAAGCTGCCGCTAAAGCATTCGGCACCGGTATCCGTAATGGTTTGGCATTTAACCAGTTCGAAGTGGTTAACGATGCATTGGGCAAACCAACGCTACGTTTACATCAACGAGCGGCAGAGTTGGCGGCCGAACTCGGAGTCAAATCTTTGCATGTAACCTTGGCAGATGAACGGCGTTATGCCTGCGCCACTGTGATTATCGAAAGCTAA
- the pdxJ gene encoding pyridoxine 5'-phosphate synthase: protein MADLLLGVNIDHIATLRNARGTIYPDPVQAAFIAEQAGADGITVHLREDRRHITDRDVRILRQTIQTRMNLEMAVTDEMVGIACEISPHFCCLVPEKRQEVTTEGGLDVAGQIDKMTVAVRRLAEAGILVSLFIDADMRQIDAAVTVGAPYIEIHTGAYADASSDLARQAELMRIAKAATYAASKGLKVNAGHGLTYHNVQPIAALPEMHELNIGHAIIGQAVMSGLAAAVTDMKVLMREARR from the coding sequence ATGGCTGATTTGTTGCTGGGCGTTAATATTGATCACATTGCGACATTACGAAATGCACGTGGGACCATTTACCCCGATCCTGTTCAGGCCGCTTTTATTGCAGAACAAGCCGGCGCTGACGGTATTACCGTCCATTTACGCGAAGATCGCCGCCATATCACGGATCGTGACGTACGCATTCTGCGCCAAACCATCCAAACTCGCATGAATCTGGAAATGGCTGTCACCGATGAAATGGTGGGTATTGCTTGTGAGATAAGCCCACACTTTTGCTGTTTGGTACCGGAAAAACGGCAGGAAGTCACTACTGAGGGTGGGCTGGATGTTGCAGGTCAAATTGATAAAATGACTGTCGCGGTGAGACGGCTTGCTGAGGCAGGTATTCTGGTTTCACTGTTTATCGATGCTGATATGCGCCAAATTGATGCCGCTGTGACTGTCGGGGCACCTTACATTGAGATTCATACTGGCGCTTATGCTGATGCTTCTTCAGATTTAGCTCGTCAGGCTGAATTAATGCGGATCGCCAAAGCGGCGACCTATGCTGCCAGCAAAGGGCTGAAAGTTAACGCGGGTCACGGCCTGACTTATCATAATGTCCAACCCATTGCCGCCTTACCAGAGATGCATGAGCTAAATATTGGTCATGCAATCATTGGTCAGGCCGTTATGTCGGGGCTTGCTGCTGCTGTTACCGATATGAAAGTATTGATGCGAGAAGCTCGTCGGTAA
- the era gene encoding GTPase Era codes for MSEVEKTYCGFIAIVGRPNVGKSTLLNELLGQKISITSRKPQTTRHRIMGIHTEGPYQAIYVDTPGLHIEEKRAINRLMNRAASSSLGDVELVIFVVEGTNWTADDEMVVNKLRSLQCPVLLAINKVDNVTDKTKLLPHIQFLSQQMNFLDVVPISAEKGMNVDTIASIVRKHMPEAVHHFPEDYITDRSQRFMASEIIREKLMRFLGEELPYSVTVEIEQFVPNERGGYNIHGLILVEREGQKKMVIGNKGSKIKTIGIEARQDMEQMFEAKVHLELWVKVKSGWADDERALRSLGYTDDLK; via the coding sequence ATGAGCGAAGTAGAAAAAACGTATTGTGGTTTTATTGCAATTGTAGGTCGCCCAAATGTGGGTAAATCTACCTTGCTGAATGAATTGCTGGGGCAGAAAATTTCCATCACTTCACGTAAACCACAAACCACACGCCACCGTATTATGGGGATCCATACTGAAGGGCCTTACCAGGCTATTTATGTTGATACCCCAGGGCTGCATATTGAAGAAAAACGTGCGATTAACCGTTTAATGAATCGTGCGGCAAGCAGCTCTCTCGGTGACGTGGAATTAGTGATTTTTGTGGTTGAAGGCACTAACTGGACTGCCGACGATGAAATGGTGGTGAATAAACTGCGCAGTTTGCAGTGTCCAGTATTATTAGCCATTAACAAAGTCGATAACGTTACTGATAAAACAAAGCTGTTACCGCATATCCAGTTCTTAAGCCAGCAGATGAATTTCCTGGACGTTGTTCCGATCTCTGCGGAGAAAGGGATGAATGTGGACACCATCGCCAGTATTGTGCGCAAGCATATGCCAGAAGCGGTGCATCACTTCCCGGAAGATTACATCACTGACCGTTCCCAGCGTTTTATGGCGTCGGAAATCATTCGTGAAAAGCTGATGCGCTTCTTGGGCGAGGAATTACCTTACTCGGTGACAGTTGAAATTGAACAGTTTGTACCAAATGAACGCGGTGGCTATAACATCCATGGGCTGATTTTGGTCGAGCGCGAAGGCCAGAAGAAAATGGTCATCGGTAATAAAGGTTCAAAAATCAAGACTATCGGTATCGAAGCCCGCCAGGACATGGAACAAATGTTCGAAGCTAAAGTGCATCTTGAGCTGTGGGTGAAAGTGAAATCAGGCTGGGCAGATGACGAACGTGCATTGCGCAGCTTAGGCTATACCGACGACCTGAAATAA
- the lepB gene encoding signal peptidase I — protein MANMFALILAIATLVTGVIWCFERFKWGPARQAKVAAVNAQTAAIKAQTGSAVDNKTLAPAARQPGWIETCASVFPVLALVFIVRSFIYEPFQIPSGSMMPTLLIGDFILVEKFAYGVKDPITQTTLIPTGHPKRGDVAVFKYPLDPRLDYIKRVVGLPGDRVSYNPISKEVTVQPACNTGISCDSALPITYSASEPSDFVQTFRYSGNGEASAGFFQIPLNQAVPDGGVRLRERTETLGPVAHQILTVPGRQEQVGAYYQQPNQPLGVWVVPEGHYFMMGDNRDNSADSRYWGFVPERNLVGKATAIWMSFEKQEGEWPTGVRLSRIGGIH, from the coding sequence ATGGCTAACATGTTTGCCTTGATTTTAGCGATAGCAACGTTGGTGACTGGAGTTATCTGGTGCTTCGAGCGGTTTAAATGGGGGCCAGCCCGTCAGGCAAAAGTTGCGGCTGTTAACGCCCAAACTGCGGCTATCAAGGCGCAAACCGGGAGTGCGGTAGATAACAAGACTCTCGCGCCAGCTGCAAGACAGCCTGGTTGGATTGAGACTTGTGCTTCAGTCTTCCCGGTGTTAGCTCTGGTATTTATCGTGCGCTCGTTTATTTACGAGCCTTTCCAGATCCCATCTGGCTCGATGATGCCCACATTATTGATCGGTGACTTCATTCTGGTAGAGAAGTTTGCTTACGGAGTTAAAGATCCTATTACGCAAACTACGCTGATCCCTACCGGGCATCCGAAGCGCGGTGATGTCGCCGTGTTTAAATATCCGCTAGACCCTCGTTTGGACTATATCAAGCGAGTGGTGGGTTTGCCGGGTGACCGGGTAAGTTACAATCCAATCAGTAAAGAAGTGACGGTTCAACCTGCTTGTAATACAGGGATTTCTTGTGACAGTGCATTGCCGATTACTTACAGTGCATCAGAACCAAGTGATTTCGTACAGACATTCCGTTATAGCGGTAATGGTGAGGCCTCTGCTGGTTTCTTCCAAATTCCGTTAAATCAGGCAGTGCCAGATGGTGGAGTTCGTCTGCGTGAGCGGACCGAAACCCTCGGCCCAGTTGCTCATCAGATCCTCACGGTGCCGGGCCGGCAAGAACAGGTTGGGGCTTATTATCAGCAACCTAATCAGCCGTTAGGCGTGTGGGTTGTGCCAGAAGGTCATTACTTTATGATGGGTGATAACCGGGATAATAGTGCCGATAGCCGCTATTGGGGCTTTGTGCCAGAACGTAATCTGGTGGGTAAAGCTACGGCTATTTGGATGAGTTTTGAAAAGCAAGAAGGTGAATGGCCAACGGGTGTACGTTTAAGTCGTATTGGCGGAATTCATTAA
- the recO gene encoding DNA repair protein RecO, translated as MEGWQRAFVLHGRPYSETSLMLDLFTEGEGRMRVLAKGVRSRRSNLKGCLQPFTPLLVRWTGRGEVKTLRSAEPVSLALPLTGSMLYSGLYVNELLARVLEHQTNYSALFFDYLHCLQSLAGSDGSPEYALRQFELAILAHLGYGVDFLHCAGSGQPVSDTMTYRYREEKGFIASLVVDHYSFTGRQLLALANREFPDADTLRAAKRFTRIALKPYLGGKPLKSRELFRQFVIKPPAEPLP; from the coding sequence ATGGAAGGTTGGCAACGCGCATTTGTCCTGCATGGGCGACCTTACAGTGAAACCAGTTTAATGCTGGATTTATTCACTGAGGGGGAGGGCCGCATGAGGGTGTTGGCAAAAGGTGTGCGAAGTCGCCGTTCCAATCTAAAAGGCTGCTTGCAGCCTTTTACGCCATTACTGGTTCGTTGGACTGGGCGTGGTGAAGTTAAAACGTTGCGTAGTGCCGAGCCGGTTTCACTGGCTCTCCCATTGACTGGCTCAATGTTGTACAGCGGCCTATATGTCAACGAGCTGCTCGCGCGCGTCCTCGAACACCAAACCAATTACTCCGCTCTATTCTTCGACTATCTGCATTGTTTACAATCATTGGCTGGTAGCGATGGTTCCCCTGAATATGCTTTGCGCCAGTTTGAATTGGCGATATTGGCTCATCTTGGCTATGGCGTTGATTTCCTTCATTGCGCGGGGAGTGGCCAGCCGGTGTCTGATACCATGACTTACCGCTACCGCGAGGAAAAAGGATTTATTGCCAGTTTGGTGGTTGATCACTACAGCTTTACTGGCCGCCAATTATTGGCTCTGGCTAACCGTGAGTTTCCTGATGCTGATACGTTGCGTGCAGCCAAGCGTTTTACCCGCATTGCTCTGAAACCTTACTTGGGGGGGAAGCCCTTAAAAAGCCGCGAACTGTTCCGCCAATTTGTGATTAAACCGCCAGCAGAACCCTTGCCCTAG
- a CDS encoding YfhL family 4Fe-4S dicluster ferredoxin, with amino-acid sequence MALLITRKCINCDMCEPECPNEAISMGAEIYQIDPMRCTECVGHYETPTCQLVCPIDNTISIDPAWVETNEQLWDKFVQLHHADRL; translated from the coding sequence ATGGCCCTGTTGATCACTCGTAAATGTATTAATTGCGACATGTGCGAGCCGGAATGCCCTAACGAGGCAATTTCCATGGGTGCAGAAATTTATCAAATTGACCCGATGCGCTGTACAGAATGCGTCGGTCATTACGAAACCCCAACTTGTCAGTTGGTCTGCCCTATTGATAATACAATTTCTATCGATCCCGCTTGGGTAGAAACTAACGAGCAGCTGTGGGACAAGTTTGTCCAATTGCATCACGCCGATCGTCTCTAA
- the rnc gene encoding ribonuclease III, protein MNPIVINRLQRKLGYTFQQQELLLQALTHRSASSKHNERLEFLGDSILSFVIANELYHRFPRVDEGDMSRMRATLVRGNTLAEMAREFDLGECLRLGPGELKSGGFRRESILADTVEALIGGIFLDSDIHTIGRLILDWYRSRLDEISPGDKQKDPKTRLQEYLQGRHLPLPSYLVVQVRGEAHDQEFTIHCQVSGLNEPVIGTGSSRRKAEQAAAEAALIKLELE, encoded by the coding sequence ATGAACCCCATCGTAATAAATAGGCTACAGCGGAAGCTGGGCTACACTTTTCAACAGCAGGAGCTCTTGCTGCAAGCACTGACTCATCGTAGCGCCAGTAGCAAACATAATGAACGCTTGGAGTTCCTGGGTGACTCTATATTAAGTTTCGTTATTGCCAATGAGCTATACCACCGTTTTCCCCGTGTTGATGAAGGGGATATGAGTCGGATGCGAGCGACATTGGTCAGAGGCAATACGCTAGCCGAAATGGCCCGTGAGTTTGACCTTGGTGAATGTTTGCGCCTTGGGCCGGGTGAATTGAAAAGTGGTGGTTTCCGCCGTGAATCAATTTTGGCAGATACAGTCGAAGCTTTAATCGGCGGTATATTCTTAGACAGCGATATTCATACGATTGGACGGCTGATTCTCGACTGGTATCGCAGTCGGTTAGACGAAATCAGCCCAGGTGATAAGCAGAAAGACCCCAAAACGCGTTTGCAAGAATACTTGCAGGGCCGTCATCTGCCATTACCCTCTTATCTGGTTGTGCAGGTTCGCGGTGAAGCACATGACCAGGAATTTACTATCCACTGCCAGGTGAGTGGCTTGAATGAACCGGTAATAGGCACCGGCTCAAGTCGCCGTAAAGCTGAGCAGGCGGCAGCGGAAGCAGCGCTGATAAAGTTGGAGCTTGAATGA
- the gntP gene encoding gluconate permease GntP encodes MEWINILWVVLGIGLMLVLNIRYQINSMIALLLAALLVGTLAGMDLLKLLHTIKAGFGGTLGELAIIVVFGAVIGKLMVDSGAAHQIAQTLLRQFGLKYVEFAVIIIGLIFGLAMFYEVAFIILAPLIIAIAVEAKIPFLKLAIPAVAAATTAHSLFPPQPGPVALVSAYGADMGMVYIYGVLVAIPSVICAGLILPKFLGNLERPIPTFLKAENPLDENNLPSFSTSILVPLIPAFIMIFTTIANIWLVKGTTSYTILNFLGSSPIAMFIAMLVAFVLFGTGRGHKMEWVMHSFEGAVKGIAMVILIIGAGGALKQVIIDTGIGDTIGMLMSAGGVSPYIMAWLITVLIRLSTGQGVVSAMTAAGIIGAAVMDPVTHTITSVDPALLVLATAAGSNTFTHINDASFWLFKGYFDLSIKDTLKTWGLLELTNSVVGLAMVLLISLFI; translated from the coding sequence ATGGAATGGATTAATATCCTATGGGTGGTATTGGGCATTGGCTTAATGCTAGTGCTGAATATACGCTATCAGATTAACTCAATGATTGCCTTGCTGTTAGCGGCTCTGTTAGTGGGCACTCTCGCCGGTATGGATCTGCTCAAACTTCTGCATACCATTAAAGCGGGGTTTGGTGGGACGCTCGGTGAACTGGCAATAATTGTCGTATTTGGTGCTGTGATCGGCAAGTTGATGGTCGATTCCGGCGCTGCTCATCAGATAGCTCAAACACTCTTACGCCAATTTGGGCTTAAGTATGTCGAGTTTGCGGTCATCATCATTGGCCTGATCTTTGGTTTGGCGATGTTCTATGAGGTTGCCTTTATTATTTTGGCACCATTGATCATTGCTATTGCCGTTGAAGCCAAGATCCCATTCCTCAAACTGGCGATCCCGGCAGTAGCTGCCGCGACCACTGCGCATTCCCTTTTCCCACCACAGCCAGGGCCAGTTGCACTGGTTAGTGCCTATGGTGCTGATATGGGGATGGTTTATATCTATGGGGTTTTGGTTGCCATCCCTTCTGTTATTTGTGCGGGTCTGATTTTGCCGAAGTTTCTCGGTAATTTGGAACGACCAATTCCAACTTTCCTGAAAGCAGAAAATCCGCTTGATGAAAACAACCTGCCGTCGTTCAGCACCTCGATTCTGGTGCCGTTAATCCCTGCTTTCATTATGATTTTTACCACCATTGCCAATATCTGGCTGGTGAAAGGGACGACGTCGTACACCATCCTTAACTTCTTGGGTTCATCACCCATTGCCATGTTTATCGCCATGCTGGTTGCTTTTGTACTGTTTGGCACCGGGCGCGGTCATAAAATGGAATGGGTCATGCACTCATTTGAAGGGGCGGTGAAAGGCATAGCCATGGTCATCTTGATCATTGGTGCGGGCGGGGCGCTAAAGCAGGTCATCATTGATACTGGCATTGGCGATACCATTGGTATGTTGATGTCAGCTGGTGGGGTGTCACCTTACATCATGGCCTGGCTGATTACCGTGCTTATCCGCCTGTCAACCGGGCAGGGTGTGGTGTCGGCAATGACTGCCGCAGGTATTATTGGTGCCGCAGTTATGGACCCAGTAACACATACGATTACCTCTGTCGATCCGGCACTGTTGGTACTGGCAACGGCGGCAGGTTCTAATACTTTCACTCATATTAATGATGCTTCATTCTGGCTGTTCAAAGGGTATTTTGATCTGTCGATTAAAGACACACTGAAGACTTGGGGCTTGCTAGAGTTAACTAACTCAGTGGTGGGCTTGGCGATGGTGTTGCTGATCAGTTTGTTTATTTAA